The stretch of DNA ACGCGAGGATGATGCCATCGACTGTGGGCAGTAATCTGTCAACTGTTTCCTGCTCAATAACGCTTGATCCTTGCGTCTCAGCCACGACCAGCGTTTGCCCTTCTAGGGCAGTTGTCCGTTCCGCTCCTCGCACCAGGTCAAAGAACACAGGATTGGTGATGTCGGACAATACGAGAGCAACCGTCCCGGTTCGGCCGGTCGTGACAAAACGAGCCATAGGGTTGATTTGATAGCCCAGGGATTCGGCTGCAGCGCGGACGGCCTTTTCTGTCGTTGGCCCCACACGGCCTGGTTTGTGAAGGGCGCGGGAGACTGTGGAAGGGCTGAACCCCGTCGTGCGGGCAATGTCGTAAATTGTCGCAGCTGGTTTGGCAGCTGTGGTGGAGGCAGACTCTTGCTCCGGGGACATGGCTTCACGTATCCCGAGGGTGGTGGGCGTAGAACATACCCTCATGATTCCACAAGAGAAGCTGCCCACGGCCACATCGAGTCAGGAATGGCGGCAACCGGTATCAGACCAGCCGGGTTCCCGGGGCAATCCGGGTCCGCTCGCTGACAGCTCGGAAAGCAAACTAGGGTTGGTGTCCGTTATGGCACTGACGCCCCACGCGCGGGCAAGCTGTAATTTTGAGATATTGCAACCGGTTGAAACCATGTTTTCTTGCCCACGGCCTTAGTGTGGCTAGGGGATGACGAAGGGAAAGAAGTGAGCCAAGAGGACACGGGCGTAGAAGTCCTTCAGCCCGGTAGTCGAAAGCACCCGGTGACTATCTACGACATCGCCAAGGAGGCCGGTGTCAGCCCTTCGACTGTATCCCGGGTGTTTAGCAGGCCCGAACGGGTCAGCGCGGCAACAGCAAAGCGCATACGCGATGCTGCTGCAGCATTGAATTTCCGTATCAATCCGCTGGCTCGGGCACTGCCGACTGGACGAACAGGGACCTTGGGACTGCTTTTGTCGGACATCACAAATCCGGTCTACTTTAACCTGGTCCGGGGAGCCGGGAGAGTTGCCTCGGCGGAGGGATATACCCTCGTCCTGGCAGAGTCGCAGGAAGTACCGGGTCTGGAGGCCCAGGCAGTTGAACGGCTTCTAAGCCTCGTTGACGGTCTTGTGCTGGTTGGAGCGCGGTTGAAGGACGAAGATATTCTCCGGTTCGTCGAACGCAAACCTGTGGTGCTGGTCAACCGGACCATCGCATCGGTTCCTCATGTTGTCCCGGATATCACCCCAGGCATCAAAGCTGCCGTCAACCATCTCGTCAGCTACGGTCACCGGTCCGTCGCTTTTCTTTCGGGTCCAGCAACATCCTGGATGAGTAAGTGGCGATGGGAAACCATTATGGACGAAGCGCTGCAGTGCGGGATGAGCGTCGTCGAGATCGGACCAAGCAGCCCGACTTTTGAAGGTGGGGCGGAGGGGCTCAGACGGGTTCGGGCCTCCGGCGTTACGGCAGTGCTTACCTTCAATGATGTGATGGCGATTGGTTTGCTGACAGCATGTGAGGATGCCGGCATCGCCGTGCCGGAGGAGCTTAGCATCGTCGGCTTCGATGATATTTTTGTCTCGGAGTTCACTGCGCCGTCCCTGACCTCTATTCGGACTCCACTGGGAGAGGCAGGGGAGAATGCCTTCCGGCGCCTCGTATCAACCTTGAAGGG from Pseudarthrobacter siccitolerans encodes:
- a CDS encoding LacI family DNA-binding transcriptional regulator; this encodes MTIYDIAKEAGVSPSTVSRVFSRPERVSAATAKRIRDAAAALNFRINPLARALPTGRTGTLGLLLSDITNPVYFNLVRGAGRVASAEGYTLVLAESQEVPGLEAQAVERLLSLVDGLVLVGARLKDEDILRFVERKPVVLVNRTIASVPHVVPDITPGIKAAVNHLVSYGHRSVAFLSGPATSWMSKWRWETIMDEALQCGMSVVEIGPSSPTFEGGAEGLRRVRASGVTAVLTFNDVMAIGLLTACEDAGIAVPEELSIVGFDDIFVSEFTAPSLTSIRTPLGEAGENAFRRLVSTLKGIDEEVPSDLATGLIIRKSTGPSRRN